Proteins encoded together in one Cyprinus carpio isolate SPL01 chromosome B14, ASM1834038v1, whole genome shotgun sequence window:
- the trpt1 gene encoding tRNA 2'-phosphotransferase 1 — translation MDCQPRGRGGRGRGGRGNRNEESRDVRLSKSLSYALRHGANKMGLQMNSDGFVFVEDLLAHQQFRSFSPEDVKRVVDTNNKQRFKLCHHPEDGRLQIRANQGHSVQVTDLELRAVALDDPDYPREAVHGSYMKHWSSIHSQGISRMNRTHIHLAPGLPGEGGVISGMRQSCDLAVYIDVAKAMSDGIQFFWSENGVLLTPGDAAGMLAPRYFSRAQRLKPSPCEIELH, via the exons ATGGACTGTCAGCctcgaggaagaggaggaagaggaagaggaggccgAGGAAACCGGAATGAAGAG AGCAGAGATGTGCGTCTGTCTAAATCCCTGTCTTATGCATTACGCCATGGGGCCAATAAGATGGGTCTGCAGATGAACTCGG ATGGTTTTGTGTTTGTGGAGGACCTTCTTGCTCATCAGCAGTTCCGCTCGTTTTCACCAGAGGATGTGAAGCGAGTGGTGGACACCAACAACAAACAGCGATTCAAACTTTGCCACCACCCGGAGGATGGTCGTCTTCAGATACGAGCCAATCAGGGCCACTCAGTGCAG GTTACAGATCTGGAGCTGAGAGCAGTAGCACTTGATGATCCTGACTATCCAAGAGAAGCTGTTCATGGCTCATATATGAAACACTGGTCCTCAATACACAGTCAGGGCATCAGCAGAATGAACAGAACTCACATACACCTGGCACCTGGGCTTCCTGGAGAGGGCGGAGTCATCAGTG gaATGAGACAGAGTTGCGATCTAGCTGTGTACATTGATGTCGCGAAAGCTATGTCAG ATGGGATTCAGTTCTTCTGGTCAGAGAATGGCGTACTCTTGACCCCTGGAGATGCTGCTGGGATGTTAGCACCGCGCTATTTCTCTCGAGCACAAAGACTGAAGCCCTCAC cttgTGAAATTGAACTACATTAG
- the LOC109101589 gene encoding cathepsin F-like: MYFNRGYPVIACCVLVGLVLGSEDGPDRPVIGAPGSPVRLSESDPGVMKAVKFAEERYNMGSNAMHIRRVSKILSASKQLVKGVRYSIMVEIGSTQCKKSLKLSGVDTCDFFPEPHKQKTEVCLFEVWDIPWENKSTLLKQKCQPVVSKELKKVAAVRLTHGKPMKETVELLTEFKNFMITYNRTYSSQEEAEKRLRIFQENMKTAQTLQSLEQGSAEYGVTKFSDLTEDEFRMMYLNPMLSQWSLKKEMKPATPASKAAPDSWDWRDHGAVGPVKNQGMCGSCWAFSVTGNIEGQWFKKTGQLLSLSEQELVDCDKLDQACGGGLPSNAYEAIEKLGGLETETDYNYTGHKQSCDFSSGKVAAYINSSVELPDSENEIAAWLAENGPVSAALNAFAMQFYRKGVSHPLKIFCNPWMIDHAVLLVGFGQRNGVPFWAIKNSWGEDYGEQGYYYLYRGSRLCGINKMCSSAVVN; encoded by the exons ATGTACTTTAACCGCGGTTACCCCGTCATCGCCTGCTGCGTCCTGGTCGGGCTGGTTCTGGGGTCAGAAGATGGCCCGGATCGCCCGGTTATCGGAGCTCCGGGATCCCCGGTCCGTCTGTCGGAGTCAGACCCGGGGGTTATGAAAGCAGTCAAATTCGCAGAGGAACGATATAATATGGGCTCCAACGCGATGCATATACGCCGTGTTAGCAAAATCCTTTCGGCCAGCAAACAg CTGGTAAAAGGTGTTCGGTACAGTATTATGGTTGAGATTGGAAGCACTCAGTGTAAGAAATCCCTAAAGCTGAGCGGTGTGGACACCTGTGACTTTTTCCCAGAGCCTCACAAACAGAAG ACggaggtttgtttgtttgaggttTGGGACATTCCCTGGGAAAATAAATCCACCCTGCTTAAACAGAAGTGCCAGCCTGTGG TTTCCAAGGAGCTCAAAAAGGTTGCAGCCGTACGTCTAACCCATGGCAAACCCATGAAG gAAACTGTGGAGCTTTTGACCGAGTTTAAAAACTTTATGATCACATACAATCGAACATACAGCTCCCAAGAAG AGGCAGAGAAGCGTCTGCGCATTTTCCAGGAGAATATGAAAACGGCACAAACGCTGCAATCTCTGGAACAGGGCTCAGCTGAGTACGGGGTCACCAAGTTCAGTGACCTCACAG AGGATGAGTTCAGAATGATGTACCTGAACCCAATGCTGAGTCAGTGGAGCCTGAAGAAGGAGATGAAGCCAGCGACTCCGGCTAGTAAGGCTGCTCCTGACAGCTGGGACTGGAGGGACCACGGGGCCGTCGGTCCTGTGAAGAATCAG GGCATGTGTGGCTCCTGTTGGGCATTTTCTGTGACTGGAAACATTGAGGGACAGTGGTTCAAGAAAACGGGACAGCTTCTTTCCCTTTCTGAGCAGG AATTAGTGGACTGTGATAAACTGGACCAAGCATGTGGAGGTGGACTGCCGTCTAACGCTTACGAAGCCATTGAAAAGCTTG GAGGTCTTGAGACAGAAACGGACTACAACTACACAGGACACAAGCAGAGCTGTGATTTCTCTTCAGGGAAGGTGGCCGCCTACATTAACAGCTCTGTTGAGCTGCCTGACAGTGAAAACG AGATTGCTGCTTGGCTGGCTGAGAACGGTCCGGTCTCTGCTGCACTCAATGCTTTCGCCATGCAG TTCTACAGAAAGGGAGTGTCTCATCCTCTAAAGATCTTCTGCAACCCCTGGATGATTGATCACGCTGTGCTGCTGGTGGGATTCGGACAGC GTAATGGCGTTCCATTCTGGGCCATCAAGAACAGCTGGGGAGAGGACTATGGAGAGCAG GGTTACTATTACCTGTACAGAGGATCCAGACTGTGTGGAATCAACAAGATGTGCTCATCTGCAGTTGTGAattag